The Erythrobacter insulae genome window below encodes:
- the gltB gene encoding glutamate synthase large subunit, with the protein MGHPNSQGLYDPANEHDACGVGMVAHIKGDRSHSIVKQSLEILEKLDHRGAVGADPLLGDGAGLLMQIPDALIRRWAEENDLDLPAAGDYAIAMCFMPQDDAAREFVAERFEALAAKEGQRFIGWRTVPTTLEGLGDAVISSMPVIQQAIIARGESCADQDAFERKLLALRKQTLNPLANLSEKHNLPGLTDTYMPSFSSRTIVYKGLLLATQVGSFYDDLRDPECVSAFGLVHQRFSTNTFPSWRLAHPFRFIAHNGEINTVRGNVNWMNARRRTMESDLLGPDLDKMWPIIPHGQSDTACLDNALELLIAGGYSLAHAMMMLIPEAWNSNELMDPERRAFYEYHAALMEPWDGPAAVCFTDGRQIGATLDRNGLRPARFCVTKDDIVCLASESGVLPFAEEDIVRKWRLQPGKMLLIDLEQGRIIEDDELKADLATSEPFAEWLEQAQVRLEDITDIEPDLSEIAEEKTTLLQRQQAFGYTQEDLSRFLEPMAINADDPLGSMGTDTPIAVLSDRARLLYDYFKQNFAQVTNPPIDPIREELVMSLLSMIGPRPNLLGHDAGTHKRLEVKQPILTNEDLAKIRSVESVVDGAFRCSTIDMTFDAEQGVEGVELAIREMCWAATEAVLQDQNILVLSDRAQDENRVPMPALLATAAVHHHLVRQGLRMQTGLVVETGEAREVHHFCVLAGYGAEAINPYVAFETLEDIRARKHSDLSREQVEKNYIKAIGKGIRKVMSKMGISTYQSYCGAQIFDAVGLSSEFVENYFTGTATTIEGVGLDEVAEESMRRHAQAYGDNPLYKGMLDVGGIYQYRLRGEEHAWTPQNVAQLQHAVRGNDAKNYEEFAKSVNEQSERLLTIRGLLEFKNEDTAIPLDEVEPASEIVKRFSTGAMSLGSISHEAHSTMALAMNRIGGRSNTGEGGEEPFRFTPLDNGDSMRSRIKQVASGRFGVTTEYLVNSDDIQIKMAQGAKPGEGGQLPGHKVDKRIGAVRHSTPGVGLISPPPHHDIYSIEDLAQLIHDLKNVNTNARISVKLVSEVGVGTVAAGVSKARADHVTISGYDGGTGASPLTSLTHAGSPWEIGLAETQQTLLLNDLRSRIAVQVDGGLRTGRDVAIGALLGADEFGFATAPLIAAGCIMMRKCHLNTCPVGVATQDPELRKRFTGQPEHVVNYMFFVAEELRGIMAEMGFRTVEEMVGRVDRLDMTRMHRHWKARGINLSRLLHTVDLPEGAPLHNTGTQDHGLGAALDNTFIADAKDAIEAKTPVQLDYQIRNVNRTAGAMLSGEIAKAHGHEGLPVETVRINLTGVAGQSFGAWLAHGVTLDLVGDANDYVGKGLSGGRIIVRQPENAPRNASDNIIVGNTVLYGAIAGEAYFSGVAGERFAVRNSGAIAVVEGAGDHACEYMTGGVVVVLGETGRNFAAGMSGGVAYVYDPHGKFNELVNHAQVDLVPISADTDPDEGTGRPAQRPQSVRDYGMGDMLRHDAERLRILLERHQLHTGSTIAGELLSDFDTALGKFVKVMPRDYKNALETLEAERIEAASVAAE; encoded by the coding sequence ATGGGACACCCCAATTCCCAGGGTCTTTATGACCCAGCCAACGAACATGACGCCTGCGGAGTAGGCATGGTCGCCCATATCAAGGGCGATCGTAGCCATAGTATCGTCAAGCAATCGCTTGAGATTCTTGAGAAACTCGACCATCGCGGCGCAGTCGGGGCCGATCCCTTGCTGGGCGATGGCGCGGGTCTGTTGATGCAGATTCCAGACGCCTTGATCCGCCGCTGGGCAGAGGAAAACGACCTCGATCTGCCAGCAGCCGGCGATTATGCGATCGCAATGTGTTTTATGCCGCAAGACGACGCGGCACGCGAATTCGTGGCAGAGCGATTCGAAGCGCTCGCCGCCAAAGAGGGCCAGCGATTTATTGGATGGCGCACCGTCCCCACCACCCTCGAAGGGCTTGGGGATGCCGTCATTTCCTCCATGCCGGTGATCCAGCAGGCGATTATTGCGCGCGGTGAAAGCTGCGCCGATCAGGACGCGTTCGAACGCAAATTGCTCGCTCTGCGCAAGCAGACGCTCAATCCGCTGGCGAACCTATCGGAAAAACACAATCTGCCCGGCCTTACCGATACATATATGCCGAGCTTTTCGAGCCGGACAATCGTGTACAAAGGATTGCTGCTCGCGACACAAGTCGGCAGTTTTTACGATGACCTGCGCGATCCGGAATGTGTTTCCGCATTTGGCCTCGTCCATCAGCGTTTTTCGACCAACACATTCCCCAGCTGGCGGCTTGCACACCCGTTCCGGTTCATCGCGCATAACGGCGAAATCAACACGGTTCGCGGCAATGTGAACTGGATGAATGCCCGCCGCCGCACGATGGAAAGCGATCTGCTTGGTCCGGATCTGGACAAGATGTGGCCGATCATTCCGCATGGCCAATCTGACACCGCGTGTCTCGACAATGCTCTCGAGCTGTTGATTGCGGGTGGGTACAGCCTCGCCCATGCGATGATGATGTTGATCCCGGAGGCATGGAACAGCAATGAGCTGATGGATCCGGAACGCCGGGCGTTTTACGAATATCACGCGGCTCTGATGGAACCGTGGGATGGCCCTGCTGCGGTGTGCTTTACCGATGGCCGGCAAATCGGCGCGACGCTGGACCGTAATGGCCTGCGTCCGGCGCGCTTCTGCGTCACGAAAGACGATATCGTCTGTCTCGCATCGGAAAGCGGCGTTCTGCCCTTTGCCGAGGAAGACATCGTACGCAAATGGCGGCTTCAGCCGGGCAAGATGCTGTTGATCGATCTCGAACAGGGTCGCATCATCGAGGATGACGAGCTTAAGGCCGATCTTGCGACTTCGGAACCGTTCGCCGAATGGCTTGAACAAGCGCAGGTGCGGCTTGAAGATATCACCGATATCGAGCCGGATTTGTCAGAAATCGCCGAAGAAAAGACCACTTTGCTGCAACGCCAGCAGGCATTCGGCTACACTCAGGAAGACCTCTCGCGCTTCCTAGAGCCGATGGCCATCAACGCCGATGATCCGCTTGGGTCGATGGGCACCGACACACCCATCGCCGTGCTGTCGGACAGGGCGCGGCTGCTTTACGATTATTTCAAACAGAATTTCGCGCAGGTCACCAATCCGCCGATTGACCCGATCCGTGAAGAGCTGGTGATGAGCCTGCTTTCCATGATTGGCCCGCGCCCCAATCTGCTTGGCCATGATGCCGGAACGCACAAACGGCTTGAGGTTAAACAGCCGATCCTGACCAACGAGGATCTGGCGAAAATCCGTTCCGTGGAATCGGTGGTGGATGGCGCATTCCGATGCTCGACCATCGACATGACTTTCGATGCCGAACAGGGCGTTGAAGGGGTCGAACTGGCGATCCGGGAAATGTGCTGGGCCGCGACAGAGGCGGTGCTGCAGGATCAGAACATCCTCGTCCTGTCTGACCGCGCTCAAGACGAAAACCGGGTGCCCATGCCTGCTTTGCTGGCAACCGCGGCGGTGCACCATCATCTCGTACGGCAAGGCCTGCGGATGCAGACCGGCCTCGTGGTGGAAACCGGCGAAGCGCGCGAAGTGCACCATTTCTGCGTGCTCGCAGGTTACGGCGCCGAAGCGATCAACCCGTATGTCGCGTTTGAAACGCTGGAAGATATCCGCGCGCGCAAACATTCCGATCTGTCCCGCGAACAGGTTGAGAAAAACTACATCAAAGCCATCGGCAAAGGCATCCGAAAAGTGATGTCGAAGATGGGCATTTCGACCTATCAATCCTATTGCGGCGCTCAGATTTTCGACGCTGTCGGTTTGTCGAGCGAATTTGTCGAAAACTACTTTACCGGCACGGCGACCACTATCGAGGGCGTTGGTCTCGACGAAGTGGCCGAGGAAAGCATGCGCCGCCATGCGCAGGCATATGGCGATAACCCGCTGTACAAAGGCATGCTGGATGTGGGCGGTATCTATCAATACCGTTTGCGCGGAGAGGAACACGCCTGGACCCCGCAAAATGTCGCGCAATTGCAGCACGCAGTACGCGGCAACGATGCCAAAAATTACGAAGAGTTTGCCAAAAGCGTGAATGAGCAATCCGAACGATTGCTGACAATTCGCGGCCTGCTCGAATTCAAAAACGAAGACACCGCCATCCCGCTTGATGAAGTGGAACCAGCAAGCGAAATCGTGAAACGGTTCAGCACCGGCGCCATGAGCCTTGGTTCAATCAGCCACGAAGCCCACTCGACCATGGCGCTTGCCATGAACCGGATCGGCGGACGTTCAAACACGGGCGAAGGGGGCGAAGAACCGTTCCGTTTCACTCCTTTGGACAATGGCGATTCAATGCGCAGCCGGATCAAACAGGTCGCCTCTGGCCGGTTTGGCGTAACGACCGAATATCTCGTCAATTCCGACGATATCCAGATCAAAATGGCGCAAGGCGCAAAACCCGGCGAAGGCGGCCAGCTGCCCGGTCACAAGGTCGACAAGCGCATCGGCGCGGTGCGTCATTCAACTCCGGGCGTCGGCCTGATTTCGCCGCCACCGCACCACGATATCTATTCAATCGAAGATCTCGCACAGCTGATCCATGATCTGAAAAACGTGAACACGAATGCGCGGATTTCGGTAAAACTCGTATCCGAAGTGGGCGTGGGCACAGTGGCTGCGGGTGTTTCCAAAGCGCGCGCGGATCACGTCACCATTTCAGGTTATGATGGCGGTACCGGGGCATCGCCGCTTACTTCGCTTACGCATGCGGGTAGCCCTTGGGAAATCGGCCTTGCCGAGACCCAGCAAACGCTGCTGCTCAATGATCTTCGAAGCCGGATCGCGGTTCAGGTTGATGGCGGACTGCGCACGGGACGCGATGTCGCCATTGGTGCATTGCTGGGCGCGGACGAATTCGGCTTTGCCACGGCGCCTCTGATTGCGGCCGGGTGCATCATGATGCGCAAATGCCACCTCAACACTTGCCCGGTCGGCGTTGCAACACAGGACCCGGAACTGCGCAAACGCTTTACCGGTCAGCCCGAGCATGTGGTCAATTACATGTTCTTTGTTGCAGAGGAACTGCGCGGGATCATGGCCGAGATGGGTTTCCGGACTGTCGAAGAAATGGTCGGCCGGGTCGATCGTCTCGATATGACCCGTATGCACCGCCATTGGAAAGCGCGCGGGATCAACCTTTCACGCCTGTTGCACACGGTCGATCTTCCCGAAGGCGCACCGCTGCACAACACCGGAACGCAGGACCACGGCCTTGGCGCGGCGCTCGACAATACCTTTATTGCCGATGCGAAAGACGCGATCGAGGCCAAGACGCCGGTTCAGCTGGACTATCAAATCCGCAATGTGAACCGGACGGCCGGCGCGATGCTCTCTGGCGAAATCGCCAAGGCGCATGGCCATGAAGGCTTGCCGGTGGAAACTGTACGGATCAATCTTACCGGTGTTGCCGGGCAGAGTTTTGGTGCCTGGCTGGCCCACGGTGTCACGCTCGATCTGGTCGGCGATGCCAATGATTATGTCGGCAAAGGCCTTTCGGGCGGACGCATTATCGTGCGCCAGCCCGAAAACGCCCCGCGCAATGCCAGCGACAATATCATCGTCGGCAATACAGTGCTGTACGGCGCAATTGCCGGAGAAGCCTATTTCAGCGGTGTTGCAGGCGAACGGTTCGCAGTGCGCAATTCCGGCGCAATCGCCGTGGTCGAAGGCGCGGGCGACCATGCCTGCGAATATATGACCGGCGGCGTCGTGGTTGTTCTGGGCGAAACAGGGCGCAATTTTGCCGCAGGCATGAGCGGCGGTGTCGCCTATGTCTATGACCCGCACGGCAAATTCAATGAACTGGTCAACCATGCGCAGGTCGATCTTGTCCCGATCTCCGCAGACACCGATCCAGACGAGGGCACGGGCCGTCCGGCACAGCGTCCGCAATCGGTGCGCGATTACGGAATGGGCGATATGCTGCGTCACGATGCGGAAAGGCTGCGTATCTTGCTTGAACGGCATCAATTGCACACCGGCAGCACAATCGCTGGCGAATTGCTGAGCGATTTCGACACGGCGCTTGGCAAGTTTGTGAAGGTAATGCCGCGCGATTACAAAAACGCGCTCGAAACTCTCGAAGCCGAGCGGATAGAAGCTGCCTCGGTCGCGGCGGAATAA